The Rhodopseudomonas palustris genome window below encodes:
- a CDS encoding enoyl-CoA hydratase, with protein sequence MSSYETILVERPDPAVARIVMNRPDARNAQNLQMTYDLNAAFDDAVQDDTVKVIILAGAGPHFSAGHDLRATTKNEAGIDFPPVGAWGGFREPGTHGRMAREQEIYLQITRRWRNLAKPTIAEVHGKCIAGGLMLAWACDLIVASDNAEFCDPVVTMGVCGVEWFVHPWELGPRKAKELLFTADSWSAQEAHQLGMVNHVVPAAELSAFTMALAQRIAAKPSFALKMTKEAVNRSVDIQGQPAAIDQAFALHQLCHAHNLQEFGMIVDPSGLHPSVRKQVKV encoded by the coding sequence GGCGGTCGCACGAATCGTGATGAACCGTCCCGACGCGCGCAACGCGCAGAATTTGCAGATGACCTACGACCTGAACGCCGCTTTCGACGACGCGGTGCAGGACGACACCGTCAAGGTGATCATCTTGGCGGGAGCGGGTCCGCACTTCTCCGCCGGCCACGATCTGCGCGCGACCACCAAGAACGAAGCCGGCATCGACTTTCCGCCGGTCGGAGCCTGGGGCGGCTTTCGCGAGCCTGGCACGCACGGACGGATGGCGCGCGAGCAGGAGATCTATCTGCAGATCACCCGGCGCTGGCGCAATCTCGCCAAGCCGACGATCGCCGAGGTACACGGCAAGTGCATCGCCGGCGGGCTGATGCTGGCCTGGGCCTGCGACCTGATCGTCGCATCGGACAATGCGGAGTTCTGCGATCCGGTGGTGACGATGGGCGTGTGCGGCGTCGAATGGTTCGTGCATCCCTGGGAGCTCGGCCCGCGCAAGGCCAAGGAGCTGTTGTTCACCGCCGATAGCTGGAGTGCGCAAGAGGCGCATCAGCTCGGCATGGTCAATCACGTCGTGCCCGCCGCCGAACTATCCGCCTTCACCATGGCGCTTGCGCAACGCATCGCCGCCAAGCCGAGCTTCGCGCTGAAGATGACCAAGGAAGCGGTCAACCGCTCGGTGGATATCCAGGGGCAGCCGGCGGCGATCGATCAGGCGTTCGCGCTGCATCAGCTTTGTCACGCTCACAATCTGCAGGAGTTTGGAATGATCGTCGATCCGTCGGGACTGCATCCGTCGGTGCGTAAACAGGTGAAGGTGTAA